TGGTGTGGGCATGGCTGGAGAATCAGGTGGCCGCCGCGACCAAACTGGTGCCGCTGGGGCAGACGCAGGCCCAGCAATTGATTGGCGAAATACAACAACAGGTACCTGCGGCCATCCTGCACGCGCGTGCGCTGCAAGATGCCGATCTCGGTGCTGGCCTGCCCGCGCTCGCTATCGCCAGCGCGCAACATGAGCACCAGTACAGTCGCCTGTTCCGGTCTTAATCCGTATTTGGGAGAGCAATACCATGACCACATCCAACAAACAGACCCTGCGAGTGGGCATCGGCGGCCCGGTAGGCTCGGGCAAAACGGCGCTGTTGCGTGAGCTGTGTGGCGCCATGCGCGAGCACTACGACATCGCCGTGGTCACCAACGATATTTACACCCAGGAAGATGCAAAGTTTCTCACCCAGCACGAGGCGTTGAGTGCGGATCGCATTCTCGGTGTGGAGACGGGCGGTTGCCCGCACACCGCCATTCGTGAAGATGCGTCGATGAACCTGGCGGCTATCGACGAGCTTATCGCCCGCCACGGCGCGCTCGATGTGGTTTTTGTGGAGAGCGGCGGGGACAACCTGAGTGCCACCTTTAGCCCGGAACTTTCCGACCTGACCATCTACGTGATTGACGTATCCGCCGGTGACAAGATCCCGCGTAAAGGTGGCCCGGGTATCACCCGCTCCGACCTGCTGATTATCAATAAGATCGACCTGGCTCCTCTAGTTGGCGCTTCGCTTGAAGTCATGGACCGGGATGCCAAAAAAATGCGCGGCGAGCGCCCCTTTGTCTTTTCTAACCTGAAAGTGCAGAAGGGCTTGAAAGAGATTATCCAGTTCATCGTGCGCGAGGGCATGCTGGAAGAAAAGGCCATCCCCGCAATCGCTTAAGTTACCCCCTGATAAAATTCAAGAAGTAGAGAGCAACATGAAACTGAAAAAAATCCTGTTAGTGTTTACCACGTTTGTTTGCGTCACGTTTAGCCTGTTTTCCCAGGCTCACGAAGGCCATGCGCCTGCTGGCGTGATTCACGAAATGCACCATATGCTGTGGCTTGCCATGGCGCTGTCGGTGAGTGCGTTGGCGGTTTTCCTGATCAGAAAATCCGTGAAAAGCCGCTCAGAAAAACCGTGATACGCGAGACCAGCAATCGACGCGCTCCGGACGAATCACCGGGACGCGAAGAACGGGCGGTGGGTAACGGTTTTTACAGGCGTTACCCGGTGCTTTGCCGCTATCCAGGCCGCTAGCATCCGCTAGCCGCTGCCAGCCCCTGTCAGCCCCATCACTCAAGAATCCGGGTTTATCGCCCGAATCGCAATGCCCGCCGCGGCGGTCCGGTTCTCCACCCCGAGCTTGGAGAATACTCCCTCCAGGTGTTTGTTCACCGTGCGTGGGCTCACGCTGAGAATCTCACCGATTTCCCGGTTCGTTTTGCCATTGGCAATCCAGAACAACACCTCCGACTCCCGTTTGGTGAGCGACAACTTCTCGCGCAAGATATCCTCACCGGCGGGACCGCCGTCGTCCACCAGCTTTAATAAAAACATCATTGCATCCCGCTGCTCGATAAACACCACCGCCAGCGGCTGGCGTAAACCCTCGAGCTTCAGCTTCTGCCCTCCGTCCGGATTGCGCGAAAGCCAAACCTGTAAATGCCCAGCAACTTGCGCTTGCGCATCGGGTTCCAGTGCGCCGGCGCTACTCAGCAGGGCATAGGTTTGCGGGGTAGCCCAGTGCATGCGGCCTTCGGTGTCCACCGTAAACAGAAACTGTCCCGTCGAGTCCAGTGCCTGGTGGGCGCTGGAGGTCAGGCGCGCATTACTCAGGTGTACCTTCATGCGCGCCAGTAATTCATTGGGCTGGATCGGTTTGGTCAGGTAATCCACGCCACCACTTTCGAGGCCCCGCACAATGCTTTCCGATTCGGTCAGCCCCGTCATAAAAATCACTGGAATCGATGCCAGCTCCGGGTCGGCCTTCAGCAAGCGACAGG
This genomic interval from Microbulbifer sp. Q7 contains the following:
- the ureG gene encoding urease accessory protein UreG, producing MTTSNKQTLRVGIGGPVGSGKTALLRELCGAMREHYDIAVVTNDIYTQEDAKFLTQHEALSADRILGVETGGCPHTAIREDASMNLAAIDELIARHGALDVVFVESGGDNLSATFSPELSDLTIYVIDVSAGDKIPRKGGPGITRSDLLIINKIDLAPLVGASLEVMDRDAKKMRGERPFVFSNLKVQKGLKEIIQFIVREGMLEEKAIPAIA
- a CDS encoding response regulator transcription factor, whose protein sequence is MKTCDDTASRSQPAADAQTGDIVLVVDDSPDTLSLINDILEQAGIDVLVALDGSQALNIARRLRPDMILLDALMPGLDGFETCRLLKADPELASIPVIFMTGLTESESIVRGLESGGVDYLTKPIQPNELLARMKVHLSNARLTSSAHQALDSTGQFLFTVDTEGRMHWATPQTYALLSSAGALEPDAQAQVAGHLQVWLSRNPDGGQKLKLEGLRQPLAVVFIEQRDAMMFLLKLVDDGGPAGEDILREKLSLTKRESEVLFWIANGKTNREIGEILSVSPRTVNKHLEGVFSKLGVENRTAAAGIAIRAINPDS